A region of Scleropages formosus chromosome 2, fSclFor1.1, whole genome shotgun sequence DNA encodes the following proteins:
- the trim24 gene encoding transcription intermediary factor 1-alpha isoform X2 yields MEESAEKAESEDAVIIVENEAESLPVQEESAAQENSLNLLDTCAVCSLAFHSREPRLLPCLHSFCRKCLPAPTRSLVLPEQSANLHPHAHPHAHPQAADDAANPLNVIRCPVCRQECMEVDIMENFFVKDSTEVPTSTVERTNQLCMSCSDNAEATGFCVECVEFLCVTCIGAHQRVKFTKDHTIRQKEEVSPEAVCVSNQKPVFCDIHKQEPLKLFCETCDRLTCRDCQLLKHKDHNYQFLEDAYKNHREYMESMTLQLQEKKKAIEDVSHSINNGLLQVDENRKSVHNEIKKSICALILEINRKGKILVNQLEALMKDHESGLRKQQEDIGFLSRHLDHVINFTKWATASSSGTALLYCKRLILFQIQNLLRAKCNTSFVPQSTVRFQCRSGFWASNVDLGSLVVESAPGRPYQLGQPGPRPDGSPNGFPAGPSQQAAQRLAPHSTLAQLQMQVEKLAQQPNRQPAPPSHWSWYQNVRLQRPPPTQRPLQGGSPSQSLSAMSQQGRRFVIPHPNPQSPTALQNPSFPQTLRGMVGSSKPMDVFQNMSRFSQNSPLSSVSSHSSQHSLQQLNLMESAYLNKRSEESGSLSMLRPNFSQSLPASPPYRNAQVRQVSPLSTTTTSTEAKSSSTVWKAPEPQANGPLGSAAKRRRRSSPGPVIVIKDEPEDDDDVHFVQSSVKPSLPDSTEDRAPAASQDAPSSAEPAAGKPPEPEEDPNEDWCAVCQNGGELLCCDKCPKVFHLSCHIPMLLGSPSGEWFCSFCRDLTNPEMEYDCDKNTESKALKEDPDCEEFLPVDKRKCERLLLRLYCNELSADFQEPVSPSMVPEYYQVIKTPMDLSIVKSKLEAKESPKYKSPNEFVADVRLIFRNCAQFNEADTEVAAAGINLEKYFEEQLKALYPDRTFPEIKAEDAGDSSPTVTADETVPPSKRPRQASESQENGSLADTPKAEEAEK; encoded by the exons ATGGAGGAGAGCGCGGAGAAGGCGGAGTCGGAGGACGCGGTGATCATCGTGGAGAACGAGGCGGAGAGCCTGCCCGTGCAGGAGGAGAGCGCCGCCCAGGAGAACAGCCTCAACCTGCTGGACACCTGCGCCGTCTGCAGCCTGGCCTTCCACAGCCGGGAGCCTCGGCTGCTGCCTTGCCTGCACTCCTTCTGCAGGAAGTGCCTGCCCGCGCCCACCAGGAGCCTCGTGCTGCCGGAGCAGTCGGCCAACCTGCACCCGCACGCGCATCCGCACGCGCACCCGCAGGCGGCGGACGACGCGGCCAACCCAC TCAATGTGATCCGCTGCCCGGTGTGCAGACAGGAGTGCATGGAGGTGGACATCATGGAGAACTTTTTTGTGAAGGACTCGACCGAAGTTCCCACCAGCACAGTGGAGCGCACCAATCAG ctgtgcatGAGCTGCAGTGACAACGCCGAGGCTACGGGGTTCTGCGTGGAATGTGTGGAATTTCTGTGTGTCACCTGCATCGGGGCCCACCAAAGGGTGAAGTTCACGAAGGACCACACCATTCGGCAGAAAGAGGAGGTGTCCCCAG AAGCAGTGTGCGTGTCCAACCAGAAGCCGGTGTTCTGCGACATCCACAAGCAGGAGCCCTTGAAGCTGTTCTGCGAAACGTGCGACCGCCTAACCTGCAGAGATTGCCAGCTGTTAAAGCACAAGGACCACAA TTACCAGTTCCTTGAAGATGCTTACAAGAACCACAGAGAGTACATGGAGAGTATGACTCTGCAGTtgcaggagaagaagaaggccaTTGAAGACGTGTCCCATTCCATAAACAATGG actGCTGCAAGTGGATGAAAATCGCAAGTCTGTTCACAATGAAATCAAAAAATCCATTTGTGCTTTGATCCTGGAGATCAACAGAAAGGGAAAAATCTTAGTAAACCAGCTTGAG GCCCTAATGAAGGACCACGAGAGCGGTCTGAGgaagcagcaggaggacatCGGCTTCTTGTCCCGTCACCTGGATCACGTGATCAACTTCACCAAGTGGGCAACGGCCAGCAGCAGTGGTACCGCCCTCCTGTACTGCAAGAGATTG atatTGTTTCAAATCCAGAATCTTCTGCGTGCCAAATGCAATACTTCGTTTGTGCCCCAGAGCACTGTGCGCTTTCAGTGCCGTTCGGGATTCTGGGCCTCAAATGTGGATCTCG GCTCTCTGGTGGTGGAGAGCGCCCCGGGCCGCCCCTATCAGCTTGGCCAACCGGGCCCGCGACCCGACGGCTCTCCCAATGGCTTCCCCGCCGGGCCTTCCCAACAGGCAGCTCAGCGCCTGGCTCCACACAGCACGCTGGCCCAGCTTCAGATGCAGGTGGAGAAGCTGGCCCAGCAGCCGAACAGGCAGCCAGCACCGCCATCCCACTGGTCCTGGTACCAGAACGTTCGCCTCCAGAGGCCGCCGCCGACCCAGAGGCCCTTGCAGGGAGGCTCCCCATCTCAGAGCCTGTCCGCCATGTCTCAGCAGGGCCGTCGCTTTGTCATCCCTCATCCAAACCCCCAGAGCCCCACTGCTCTGCAGAACCCAAGTTTCCCTCAG ACTTTGAGAGGGATGGTGGGCAGCTCCAAGCCTATGGATGTCTTCCAGAACATGTCCCGgttttcccagaattccccgCTGTCCAGTGTCAGCAGCCACAGCAGCCAGCACTCCCTGCAGCAG TTGAACTTGATGGAGTCGGCATACCTGAACAAGCGGAGTGAAGAGAGTGGCTCCTTGTCAATGTTGAGACCCAACTTTTCGCAAAGCCTGCCTGCCTCTCCACCATACAGAAACG CTCAAGTTCGACAGGTTTCACCCCTCTCTACGACCACTACCTCCACTGAGGCAAAATCAAG CTCTACAGTTTGGAAAGCCCCGGAGCCGCAGGCGAACGGACCCCTGGGGTCAGCAGCCAAGCGGAGACGGAGGTCATCGCCCGGCCCCGTCATTGTCATCAAGGATGAGCCCGAGGACGACGACGACGTTCACTTT GTGCAGTCCAGTGTGAAGCCCAGTCTCCCTGACAGCACTGAGGATCGAGCTCCGGCGGCCTCGCAGGATGCCCCCTCCTCAGCCGAGCCAGCAGCAGGGAAGCCCCCAGAACCAGAGGAGGACCCCAACGAGGACTGGTGTGCCGTGTGCCAGAATGGAGGCGAGCTGCTCTGCTGTGACAAGTGCCCCAAAGTCTTCCATCTCTCTTGCCACATTCCCATGCTGCTCGGTTCCCCCAG CGGAGAATGGTTCTGCTCTTTTTGTCGAGACTTAACCAACCCCGAGATGGAGTACGACTGCGACAAGAACACAGAGTCCAAAGCCTTGAAAGAGGACCCCGATTGCGAAGAGTTCTTACCTGTGGACAAACGG AAATGCGAAAGACTCTTACTTCGCCTCTACTGCAACGAGCTCAGCGCTGACTTCCAGGAGCCTGTCTCGCCATCG ATGGTTCCAGAGTATTACCAAGTCATTAAGACACCGATGGACCTGTCAATTGTGAAGAGCAAACTCGAAGCCAAGGAGAGCCCGAAGTATAAGAGTCCAAATGAGTTTGTAGCTGACGTCCGTCTCATCTTCAGGAACTGTGCTCAGTTTAACGAG GCTGACACAGAAGTGGCAGCTGCTGGCATCAACCTTGAGAAGTACTTTGAAGAGCAGCTGAAGGCCCTGTATCCCGATCGGACGTTCCCTGAGATAAAGGCGGAGGATGCTGGAGACTCGTCTCCTACTGTGACCGCAGATGAGACGGTCCCGCCCTCCAAGAGGCCACGCCAAGCCTCTGAGTCCCAGGAGAACGGCAGCCTGGCGGATACACCCAAAGCGGAAGAGGCAGAGAAGTGA
- the trim24 gene encoding transcription intermediary factor 1-alpha isoform X1, translating to MEESAEKAESEDAVIIVENEAESLPVQEESAAQENSLNLLDTCAVCSLAFHSREPRLLPCLHSFCRKCLPAPTRSLVLPEQSANLHPHAHPHAHPQAADDAANPLNVIRCPVCRQECMEVDIMENFFVKDSTEVPTSTVERTNQQLCMSCSDNAEATGFCVECVEFLCVTCIGAHQRVKFTKDHTIRQKEEVSPEAVCVSNQKPVFCDIHKQEPLKLFCETCDRLTCRDCQLLKHKDHNYQFLEDAYKNHREYMESMTLQLQEKKKAIEDVSHSINNGLLQVDENRKSVHNEIKKSICALILEINRKGKILVNQLEALMKDHESGLRKQQEDIGFLSRHLDHVINFTKWATASSSGTALLYCKRLILFQIQNLLRAKCNTSFVPQSTVRFQCRSGFWASNVDLGSLVVESAPGRPYQLGQPGPRPDGSPNGFPAGPSQQAAQRLAPHSTLAQLQMQVEKLAQQPNRQPAPPSHWSWYQNVRLQRPPPTQRPLQGGSPSQSLSAMSQQGRRFVIPHPNPQSPTALQNPSFPQTLRGMVGSSKPMDVFQNMSRFSQNSPLSSVSSHSSQHSLQQLNLMESAYLNKRSEESGSLSMLRPNFSQSLPASPPYRNAQVRQVSPLSTTTTSTEAKSSSTVWKAPEPQANGPLGSAAKRRRRSSPGPVIVIKDEPEDDDDVHFVQSSVKPSLPDSTEDRAPAASQDAPSSAEPAAGKPPEPEEDPNEDWCAVCQNGGELLCCDKCPKVFHLSCHIPMLLGSPSGEWFCSFCRDLTNPEMEYDCDKNTESKALKEDPDCEEFLPVDKRKCERLLLRLYCNELSADFQEPVSPSMVPEYYQVIKTPMDLSIVKSKLEAKESPKYKSPNEFVADVRLIFRNCAQFNEADTEVAAAGINLEKYFEEQLKALYPDRTFPEIKAEDAGDSSPTVTADETVPPSKRPRQASESQENGSLADTPKAEEAEK from the exons ATGGAGGAGAGCGCGGAGAAGGCGGAGTCGGAGGACGCGGTGATCATCGTGGAGAACGAGGCGGAGAGCCTGCCCGTGCAGGAGGAGAGCGCCGCCCAGGAGAACAGCCTCAACCTGCTGGACACCTGCGCCGTCTGCAGCCTGGCCTTCCACAGCCGGGAGCCTCGGCTGCTGCCTTGCCTGCACTCCTTCTGCAGGAAGTGCCTGCCCGCGCCCACCAGGAGCCTCGTGCTGCCGGAGCAGTCGGCCAACCTGCACCCGCACGCGCATCCGCACGCGCACCCGCAGGCGGCGGACGACGCGGCCAACCCAC TCAATGTGATCCGCTGCCCGGTGTGCAGACAGGAGTGCATGGAGGTGGACATCATGGAGAACTTTTTTGTGAAGGACTCGACCGAAGTTCCCACCAGCACAGTGGAGCGCACCAATCAG cagctgtgcatGAGCTGCAGTGACAACGCCGAGGCTACGGGGTTCTGCGTGGAATGTGTGGAATTTCTGTGTGTCACCTGCATCGGGGCCCACCAAAGGGTGAAGTTCACGAAGGACCACACCATTCGGCAGAAAGAGGAGGTGTCCCCAG AAGCAGTGTGCGTGTCCAACCAGAAGCCGGTGTTCTGCGACATCCACAAGCAGGAGCCCTTGAAGCTGTTCTGCGAAACGTGCGACCGCCTAACCTGCAGAGATTGCCAGCTGTTAAAGCACAAGGACCACAA TTACCAGTTCCTTGAAGATGCTTACAAGAACCACAGAGAGTACATGGAGAGTATGACTCTGCAGTtgcaggagaagaagaaggccaTTGAAGACGTGTCCCATTCCATAAACAATGG actGCTGCAAGTGGATGAAAATCGCAAGTCTGTTCACAATGAAATCAAAAAATCCATTTGTGCTTTGATCCTGGAGATCAACAGAAAGGGAAAAATCTTAGTAAACCAGCTTGAG GCCCTAATGAAGGACCACGAGAGCGGTCTGAGgaagcagcaggaggacatCGGCTTCTTGTCCCGTCACCTGGATCACGTGATCAACTTCACCAAGTGGGCAACGGCCAGCAGCAGTGGTACCGCCCTCCTGTACTGCAAGAGATTG atatTGTTTCAAATCCAGAATCTTCTGCGTGCCAAATGCAATACTTCGTTTGTGCCCCAGAGCACTGTGCGCTTTCAGTGCCGTTCGGGATTCTGGGCCTCAAATGTGGATCTCG GCTCTCTGGTGGTGGAGAGCGCCCCGGGCCGCCCCTATCAGCTTGGCCAACCGGGCCCGCGACCCGACGGCTCTCCCAATGGCTTCCCCGCCGGGCCTTCCCAACAGGCAGCTCAGCGCCTGGCTCCACACAGCACGCTGGCCCAGCTTCAGATGCAGGTGGAGAAGCTGGCCCAGCAGCCGAACAGGCAGCCAGCACCGCCATCCCACTGGTCCTGGTACCAGAACGTTCGCCTCCAGAGGCCGCCGCCGACCCAGAGGCCCTTGCAGGGAGGCTCCCCATCTCAGAGCCTGTCCGCCATGTCTCAGCAGGGCCGTCGCTTTGTCATCCCTCATCCAAACCCCCAGAGCCCCACTGCTCTGCAGAACCCAAGTTTCCCTCAG ACTTTGAGAGGGATGGTGGGCAGCTCCAAGCCTATGGATGTCTTCCAGAACATGTCCCGgttttcccagaattccccgCTGTCCAGTGTCAGCAGCCACAGCAGCCAGCACTCCCTGCAGCAG TTGAACTTGATGGAGTCGGCATACCTGAACAAGCGGAGTGAAGAGAGTGGCTCCTTGTCAATGTTGAGACCCAACTTTTCGCAAAGCCTGCCTGCCTCTCCACCATACAGAAACG CTCAAGTTCGACAGGTTTCACCCCTCTCTACGACCACTACCTCCACTGAGGCAAAATCAAG CTCTACAGTTTGGAAAGCCCCGGAGCCGCAGGCGAACGGACCCCTGGGGTCAGCAGCCAAGCGGAGACGGAGGTCATCGCCCGGCCCCGTCATTGTCATCAAGGATGAGCCCGAGGACGACGACGACGTTCACTTT GTGCAGTCCAGTGTGAAGCCCAGTCTCCCTGACAGCACTGAGGATCGAGCTCCGGCGGCCTCGCAGGATGCCCCCTCCTCAGCCGAGCCAGCAGCAGGGAAGCCCCCAGAACCAGAGGAGGACCCCAACGAGGACTGGTGTGCCGTGTGCCAGAATGGAGGCGAGCTGCTCTGCTGTGACAAGTGCCCCAAAGTCTTCCATCTCTCTTGCCACATTCCCATGCTGCTCGGTTCCCCCAG CGGAGAATGGTTCTGCTCTTTTTGTCGAGACTTAACCAACCCCGAGATGGAGTACGACTGCGACAAGAACACAGAGTCCAAAGCCTTGAAAGAGGACCCCGATTGCGAAGAGTTCTTACCTGTGGACAAACGG AAATGCGAAAGACTCTTACTTCGCCTCTACTGCAACGAGCTCAGCGCTGACTTCCAGGAGCCTGTCTCGCCATCG ATGGTTCCAGAGTATTACCAAGTCATTAAGACACCGATGGACCTGTCAATTGTGAAGAGCAAACTCGAAGCCAAGGAGAGCCCGAAGTATAAGAGTCCAAATGAGTTTGTAGCTGACGTCCGTCTCATCTTCAGGAACTGTGCTCAGTTTAACGAG GCTGACACAGAAGTGGCAGCTGCTGGCATCAACCTTGAGAAGTACTTTGAAGAGCAGCTGAAGGCCCTGTATCCCGATCGGACGTTCCCTGAGATAAAGGCGGAGGATGCTGGAGACTCGTCTCCTACTGTGACCGCAGATGAGACGGTCCCGCCCTCCAAGAGGCCACGCCAAGCCTCTGAGTCCCAGGAGAACGGCAGCCTGGCGGATACACCCAAAGCGGAAGAGGCAGAGAAGTGA